Proteins from a genomic interval of Fundulus heteroclitus isolate FHET01 chromosome 21, MU-UCD_Fhet_4.1, whole genome shotgun sequence:
- the LOC118556793 gene encoding trichohyalin-like, with protein sequence MSTRSTAGNTRKVTFGQALGTKPAPVHQHEDDQEKKALRDEVMRLTQIVEKQQTEHEDDVAVLYDERIKTNKDRRDAIRRADQLKVSLIAEKNKTKEIEICSAKQMEEISKLQAALVKVESNLEEQRRQWEQEKLRLLTKNQETSEVEQLKYQLQEQTVKHEDQVAALYNQLIRKNKESQDAIKRAEQLKEDLTEEKNRAKEAEDCLAQQKEETSNLQAALVLMERTLEDQRRQWEQEKSHLLTKEQEREQLVKQLESQKAEAEQEIADLRLEQQKNNQSHQDAARKVIQMEIALVAEKIRTKEAENCLAEQVKESCDIKAALVKLEKDMESQRRLWAQEKSSLLTEQQKAVSDVEAARKDVLEVLHDERQEWQTEKSCLLEMVATTNELLNEAEVKRKASTLNLIEKLKNLQQEMDKLQESKPKKTSFRRKIAKLFKRSKKAPSQSEN encoded by the coding sequence ATGTCGACCAGATCTACAGCAGGCAATACCAGGAAAGTTACATTTGGTCAGGCTTTGGGGACCAAGCCTGCACCGGTCCACCAACATGAGGACGACCAGGAGAAAAAGGCTTTAAGAGATGAAGTGATGAGGTTGACTCAGATTGTAGAAAAGCAGCAAACTGAGCATGAAGACGACGTTGCTGTTCTGTATGATGAGCGGATTAAGACAAACAAAGACCGTCGAGATGCCATCAGAAGGGCCGATCAGCTGAAAGTATCTCTGATCgcagaaaagaacaaaacgAAAGAGATTGAGATCTGTTCGGCCAAGCAGATGGAGGAAATCTCTAAATTGCAAGCTGCTCTGGTCAAAGTGGAGAGCAATTTGGAGGAACAAAGACGGCAGTGGGAGCAGGAAAAACTCCGTCTTCTGACCAAGAACCAAGAAACATCTGAGGTGGAACAGCTGAAATATCAGCTGCAGGAGCAGACAGTTAAGCATGAAGATCAGGTTGCTGCTCTGTATAACCAGCTGATCAGGAAAAACAAGGAGAGTCAAGATGCCATCAAAAGGGCCGAACAGTTGAAGGAAGACCTGACTGAggagaaaaacagagcaaaagagGCTGAGGACTGCTTAGCCCAGCAAAAAGAGGAGACATCTAACCTACAGGCTGCTCTGGTCCTCATGGAGAGAACTTTGGAGGACCAGCGACGGCAGTGGGAGCAGGAAAAATCCCATCTTCTGACCAAAGAACAAGAAAGAGAGCAGCTGGTGAAGCAGTTAGAGTCACAGAAAGCTGAGGCAGAACAGGAGATAGCTGATCTGCGTTTggagcagcagaaaaacaaccaaAGTCATCAAGATGCTGCAAGAAAAGTCATTCAGATGGAAATTGCTCTGGTTGCTGAGAAGATCAGAACAAAGGAGGCTGAGAACTGCTTGGCTGAGCAAGTGAAGGAAAGCTGTGATATAAAGGCTGCTTTGGTCAAACTAGAGAAAGACATGGAGAGCCAAAGACGGCTCTGGGCCCAGGAAAAGTCCAGTCTTCTGACCGAGCAGCAGAAAGCTGTCAGTGATGTGGAAGCTGCTAGGAAAGAcgttctggaggttctgcatGATGAAAGGCAGGAGTGGCAAACAGAGAAGTCCTGCCTTCTAGAGatggttgcaacaacaaatgAGCTTCTGAATGAGGCGGAGGTGAAGAGAAAAGCTTCAACACTGAACTTGATAGAGAAACTGAAAAACCTGCAACAGGAGATGGACAAATTACAGGAAAGCAAACCCAAAAAGACATCTTTCAGGAGAAAAATTGCCAAACTCTTTAAAAGGTCCAAAAAGGCTCCATCTCAGTCTGAAAACTAA
- the LOC118556792 gene encoding trichohyalin-like, with protein sequence MSTRSTAGNTRKVTFGQALGTKPAPVHQHEDDQEKKALRDEVMRLTQIVEKQQTEHEDDVAALYDERIKTNKDRRDAIRRADQLKVSLIAEKNKTKEIEICSAKQMEEISKLQAALVKVESNLEEQRRQWEQEKLRLLTKNQETSEVEQLKYQLQEQTVKHEDQVAALYNELIRKNKESQDAIKRAEQLKEDLTEEKNRAKEAEDCLAQQKEETSNLQAALVLMERTLEDQRRQWEQEKSHLLTKEQEREQLVKQLESQKAEAEQEIADLRLEQQKKNQSHQDAARKVIQMEIALVAEKTRTKEAENCLAEQVKESCEIEAALVKLEKDVESQRRLWAQEKSSLLTEQQKAVSDVEAARKDVLELLHDERQEWQTEKSCLLEIVATTNELRNEAEVKRKASTLNLIEKLKNLQQEMDKLQESKPKKTSFRRKIAKLFKRSKKAPSQSEN encoded by the coding sequence ATGTCGACCAGATCTACAGCAGGCAATACCAGGAAAGTTACATTTGGTCAGGCTTTGGGGACCAAGCCTGCACCGGTCCACCAACATGAGGACGACCAGGAGAAAAAGGCTTTAAGAGATGAAGTGATGAGGTTGACTCAGATTGTAGAAAAGCAGCAAACTGAGCATGAAGACGACGTTGCTGCTCTGTATGATGAGCGGATTAAGACAAACAAAGACCGTCGAGATGCCATCAGAAGGGCCGATCAGCTGAAAGTATCTCTGATCgcagaaaagaacaaaacgAAAGAGATTGAGATCTGTTCGGCCAAGCAGATGGAGGAAATCTCTAAATTGCAAGCTGCTCTGGTCAAAGTGGAGAGCAATTTGGAGGAACAAAGACGGCAGTGGGAGCAGGAAAAACTCCGTCTTCTGACCAAGAACCAAGAAACATCTGAGGTGGAACAGCTGAAATATCAGCTGCAGGAGCAGACAGTTAAGCATGAAGATCAGGTTGCTGCTCTGTATAATGAGCTGATCAGGAAGAACAAGGAGAGTCAAGATGCCATCAAAAGGGCCGAACAGTTGAAGGAAGACCTGACTGAGGAGAAAAATAGAGCAAAAGAGGCTGAGGACTGCTTAGCCCAGCAAAAAGAGGAGACATCTAACCTCCAGGCTGCTCTGGTCCTCATGGAGAGAACTTTGGAGGACCAGCGGCGGCAGTGGGAGCAGGAAAAATCCCATCTTCTGACCAAAGAACAAGAAAGAGAGCAGCTGGTGAAGCAGTTAGAGTCACAGAAAGCTGAGGCAGAACAGGAGATAGCTGATCTGCGTTTGGAGCAGCAGAAAAAGAACCAAAGTCATCAAGATGCTGCAAGAAAAGTCATTCAGATGGAAATTGCTCTGGTTGCTGAGAAAACCAGAACAAAGGAGGCTGAGAACTGCTTGGCTGAGCAAGTGAAGGAAAGCTGTGAAATAGAGGCTGCTTTGGTCAAACTAGAAAAAGACGTGGAGAGCCAAAGACGGCTCTGGGCCCAGGAAAAGTCCAGTCTTCTGACCGAGCAGCAGAAAGCTGTCAGTGATGTGGAAGCTGCTAGGAAAGACGTTCTGGAGCTTCTGCATGATGAAAGGCAGGAGTGGCAAACAGAGAAGTCCTGCCTTCTAGAGATCGTTGCAACAACAAATGAGCTTCGGAATGAGGCGGAGGTGAAGAGAAAAGCTTCAACACTGAACTTGATAGAGAAACTGAAAAACCTGCAACAGGAGATGGACAAATTACAGGAAAGCAAACCCAAAAAGACATCTTTCAGGAGAAAAATTGCCAAACTCTTTAAAAGGTCCAAAAAGGCTCCATCTCAGTCTGAAAACTAA